In Brevibacterium zhoupengii, the following are encoded in one genomic region:
- a CDS encoding ATP-dependent DNA helicase — MSTVEELLESAVGAIGGSTREGQTEMAQAVSSSVDKGIHLLVQAGTGTGKSLAYLVPAAEYSSRTGNRVIVSTATLALQTQIIHRDLPRLFKAVKKTLDPLPRAALLKGRRNYVCKHKLGGGYPDEGEGMLFDLGADAEAGRKATDRSGLGEEIQRIRTWEKTTESGDRDDLLPGVSDRAWSEVSVNSFDCLGSNCPLYTECFAELARNNAAEADIVVTNHALLAIDAFGENTVLPEHDVIIIDEAHELKDRVTNALSGQINTSMLSAATSSVRKHTIVQDGVVALLDSAAAALERAQSGVSEGLILNMSEALSLALAQIRDSARQIINDIGGKTEDSDAGRQMAKARCQEIFELAERFCDPGKNDVVWLSRSTFRERETTNLVVAPLSVAGTMRSGIFEDSTVVATSATLSLGGNFDAVAASLGLFGPDAPKWDSLDVGSPFDYGKQSILYVAAHLPRPGRSGLSEQALDELEELVTASKGGALGLFSSRAAANAAAEHLRAKLDIPILLQGDDGLPSLVSQFTADDQACLFGTMSLWQGVDVPGRTNRLVIIDRLPFPRPDDPLMQARSKDADNRGVNGFMAVSATHAALRLAQGAGRLIRSTKDRGVVAVLDSRLRSARYGGYLVNSMPSMWPTTDSTLVKSSLGRLAATDD; from the coding sequence GTGAGCACCGTCGAAGAACTGCTCGAGTCCGCCGTAGGGGCCATCGGCGGCTCGACCCGAGAAGGTCAGACAGAGATGGCCCAAGCAGTCTCCTCGTCGGTGGACAAGGGCATCCACCTGCTGGTCCAGGCAGGCACCGGTACCGGCAAGTCCTTGGCCTATCTGGTCCCGGCGGCCGAGTACTCCAGCCGGACGGGCAACCGCGTCATCGTGTCCACGGCGACCTTGGCTCTGCAGACGCAGATCATCCACCGCGATCTGCCGCGCCTGTTCAAGGCCGTGAAGAAGACCCTCGATCCGCTGCCCCGGGCCGCTCTGCTCAAGGGCAGGCGCAACTATGTCTGCAAGCACAAGCTCGGCGGCGGATACCCCGATGAGGGCGAAGGGATGCTCTTCGACCTCGGTGCGGATGCGGAGGCCGGTCGCAAGGCCACCGACCGGTCCGGCCTCGGTGAGGAGATCCAGCGAATTCGGACGTGGGAGAAGACCACAGAGTCCGGCGACCGCGATGATCTCCTGCCCGGTGTCAGCGACCGCGCCTGGTCAGAGGTCTCGGTCAACTCCTTCGACTGTCTCGGCTCGAACTGCCCCCTGTACACCGAATGCTTCGCTGAACTGGCCCGCAACAACGCGGCCGAAGCCGACATCGTCGTGACCAACCACGCGCTCCTGGCCATCGACGCCTTCGGTGAGAACACCGTGCTGCCCGAACACGATGTCATCATCATCGACGAGGCCCACGAACTCAAGGATCGGGTGACGAACGCGCTGTCGGGTCAGATCAACACGAGCATGCTCTCGGCCGCCACAAGCTCCGTGCGCAAGCACACCATCGTCCAGGACGGCGTCGTCGCACTGCTTGACTCCGCGGCCGCAGCTCTCGAACGCGCCCAAAGCGGTGTCAGCGAAGGTCTGATCCTCAATATGAGCGAGGCACTGTCCCTCGCGCTGGCTCAGATTCGTGACTCCGCTCGACAGATCATCAACGACATCGGCGGCAAGACCGAGGACTCCGACGCCGGGCGGCAGATGGCCAAGGCCCGCTGCCAGGAGATCTTCGAACTGGCCGAACGGTTCTGCGACCCCGGCAAGAACGACGTCGTGTGGCTCTCGCGCAGCACCTTCCGCGAACGTGAGACCACGAACCTCGTCGTCGCCCCGCTCAGCGTGGCCGGCACCATGCGCTCAGGGATCTTCGAAGACTCAACAGTGGTAGCCACCTCGGCGACTCTGTCCCTGGGTGGAAACTTCGACGCCGTCGCAGCGTCCCTGGGACTCTTCGGCCCCGACGCACCCAAGTGGGACAGCCTCGACGTCGGATCACCCTTCGACTACGGCAAACAGAGCATCCTCTACGTCGCCGCCCACCTCCCACGTCCCGGCCGCAGCGGCCTGAGCGAACAGGCACTGGATGAGCTTGAGGAACTGGTCACCGCCTCCAAGGGCGGGGCACTGGGACTGTTCTCCTCCCGAGCGGCCGCAAATGCCGCAGCCGAACACCTGAGGGCGAAGCTCGACATCCCGATCCTCCTCCAAGGCGATGACGGACTGCCCTCACTCGTCTCCCAATTCACCGCAGATGACCAAGCCTGCCTCTTCGGCACCATGTCACTGTGGCAGGGAGTCGACGTTCCGGGCCGGACCAACCGCCTCGTCATCATCGACCGGCTTCCGTTCCCCAGGCCCGATGACCCACTGATGCAGGCAAGATCGAAAGACGCCGACAACCGCGGAGTCAACGGCTTCATGGCCGTCAGCGCCACCCATGCCGCACTGCGCCTGGCACAGGGAGCGGGTCGCCTGATCCGCTCAACCAAGGACAGGGGAGTCGTGGCCGTGCTCGACTCGCGCCTGCGCTCGGCTCGCTACGGCGGGTACCTAGTGAATTCGATGCCGTCGATGTGGCCGACGACGGATTCGACGCTCGTGAAGTCCAGCCTGGGACGTCTGGCAGCCACCGACGACTGA
- the lexA gene encoding transcriptional repressor LexA — protein sequence MVQNKRGRGRPRNEDVASEIAAARSDDEDVSIPEGSTGEGDFRLTPRQRLVLETIERAVVTNGYPPSMREIGKAAGLASLSSVAHQLSQLERLGYVRRDPKRPRAIEVVNPFEEEEAERAKYEELANNTVQVPVVGRIAAGGPILAEQEVDDVFSLPTQVVGSGDMFLLKVVGDSMIEAAICHDDWVVVRKQHTADNGQIVAALLDGEATVKTLKRKAGRQWLLPQNKDYEPIDGTYAQIMGLVVSVIRRL from the coding sequence ATGGTTCAGAACAAACGAGGGAGGGGCCGTCCCCGCAACGAGGACGTCGCCAGCGAAATCGCAGCCGCCCGCAGCGATGACGAGGACGTCTCGATTCCGGAAGGCTCCACCGGCGAGGGCGATTTTCGTCTGACCCCACGACAGCGTCTGGTCCTCGAGACCATCGAACGCGCAGTCGTGACCAACGGCTACCCGCCGAGCATGCGCGAGATCGGCAAGGCTGCCGGGCTGGCCTCGCTCTCCAGCGTGGCTCACCAGCTTTCCCAGCTCGAACGTCTCGGCTATGTCCGTCGGGACCCGAAGCGCCCGCGCGCCATCGAAGTGGTCAATCCCTTCGAAGAGGAAGAGGCAGAGCGGGCCAAGTACGAAGAGCTGGCCAACAACACCGTCCAGGTCCCCGTCGTCGGCCGCATCGCCGCCGGTGGGCCCATCTTGGCTGAGCAGGAGGTCGACGATGTCTTCTCCCTGCCGACACAGGTCGTGGGCTCGGGCGACATGTTCCTGCTCAAGGTCGTCGGTGACTCGATGATCGAAGCCGCGATCTGTCACGACGACTGGGTGGTCGTGCGCAAGCAGCACACCGCTGACAACGGTCAGATCGTGGCGGCCCTGCTCGATGGTGAGGCGACTGTGAAGACGCTCAAGCGCAAGGCCGGCCGCCAGTGGCTGCTCCCCCAGAACAAGGACTATGAACCGATCGACGGCACCTATGCCCAGATCATGGGTCTCGTCGTGTCAGTGATCCGTCGCCTCTGA
- a CDS encoding histidinol-phosphate transaminase — protein sequence MGNNESLPVRSDLVGLKPYGAPHLDVPVQLNVNENAYPIPDVVVESMRSAVDGHFAGLNRYPDREFEDLREHLVTYLQGVNDRAGQSVELSSDMIWAANGSNEVLSHIVQAFGGPGRTVLGFTPSYSMHPLITTGTGATWQASARNDDFTLDAETVAAEVAAVNPDIVFLCTPNNPTGTSIDLDVIEAAYDNCSGIVIVDEAYAEFSRPARASAMTLLDGRPRLVVSRTMSKAFACAGLRLGYAIASPDLIDVLRLVRLPYHLSEITQVLASTALEHADLLLENVDRLIDSRDRISQHLDAAGFTVYPSDSNFVLFGSIASPHDLWQKLLDRGILIRDIGIDHHARVNAGTDEETTAFLTAVNEILAEDPAIVLSAN from the coding sequence GTGGGAAATAACGAGTCATTGCCAGTGCGTTCGGACCTAGTCGGCCTCAAGCCCTACGGCGCTCCGCATCTGGATGTGCCAGTGCAGCTGAACGTCAACGAGAACGCCTATCCGATCCCCGATGTGGTCGTCGAGAGTATGCGTTCAGCCGTCGACGGACACTTCGCCGGACTCAACCGCTATCCCGACCGTGAGTTCGAAGACCTGCGCGAGCATCTCGTCACCTATCTGCAGGGCGTCAATGACCGCGCCGGACAGTCCGTCGAGCTCAGCTCCGACATGATCTGGGCGGCAAACGGGTCGAACGAGGTCCTCTCCCATATCGTGCAGGCCTTCGGCGGACCCGGGCGCACTGTCCTCGGATTCACCCCCAGCTACTCCATGCACCCCCTGATCACCACAGGCACCGGTGCCACCTGGCAGGCCTCGGCGCGCAACGACGACTTCACGCTTGATGCGGAAACCGTCGCCGCCGAGGTGGCCGCAGTGAACCCGGACATCGTCTTCCTGTGCACCCCCAACAACCCGACAGGCACCTCGATCGACCTCGACGTCATCGAAGCCGCCTACGACAACTGCTCAGGCATTGTCATCGTCGATGAGGCCTACGCCGAGTTCTCCCGACCTGCACGCGCCTCTGCCATGACGCTGCTGGACGGCCGTCCCCGGTTGGTCGTGTCACGGACGATGAGTAAGGCCTTCGCCTGCGCCGGACTGCGTCTCGGTTATGCCATTGCGTCACCGGATCTCATCGATGTTCTGCGTCTGGTTCGCCTGCCCTACCACCTCTCGGAGATCACGCAGGTGCTTGCGTCCACCGCTTTGGAGCACGCCGACCTCCTCCTGGAGAACGTGGACAGGCTCATCGACTCCCGCGACCGAATCTCGCAACACCTGGATGCGGCGGGGTTCACCGTCTACCCCAGCGATTCGAACTTCGTTCTCTTCGGCAGCATCGCCTCACCTCATGATCTGTGGCAGAAGCTGCTCGATCGCGGAATTCTCATCCGCGACATCGGCATCGACCATCACGCACGGGTCAATGCCGGCACGGATGAGGAAACCACCGCGTTCCTCACCGCAGTCAATGAAATATTGGCCGAGGACCCGGCCATCGTGCTGTCCGCCAACTGA
- the miaA gene encoding tRNA (adenosine(37)-N6)-dimethylallyltransferase MiaA — protein MSTSSQPTITIAGATATGKSDLALNLAEHLGGEIINTDSMQFYRGMDIGTAKLPADQRRGITHHLIDILDVREEANVQTFQRQAREAIADIRTRGKRPILVGGSGLYVRAATDRMEFPGTDPQVRARIESEVEADRWGRHRHLQEIDPAAAAKITPNDSRRIVRALEVIELTGRPFSAQLPDYQAIEPTIHLGLSVERKILHERIASRVETMWEQGWVDEVRNLLEHGLAEGRTASRAIGYAQIQQHLAGALDRGEAQEQTIIRTRQFARRQDTWFRRDPRIVWIDATAGDHEANAASALDAVAATTS, from the coding sequence TTGAGCACGTCGTCACAGCCGACCATCACCATTGCCGGGGCCACCGCCACCGGAAAATCGGATCTCGCCCTCAACCTGGCCGAGCACCTGGGCGGGGAGATCATCAATACGGACTCCATGCAGTTCTACCGCGGCATGGACATCGGCACCGCCAAACTTCCCGCCGACCAGCGCCGAGGGATCACCCACCACCTCATCGACATCCTCGACGTCCGAGAAGAAGCCAACGTGCAGACGTTTCAACGGCAGGCGCGTGAAGCCATCGCCGACATCCGCACGCGGGGGAAACGACCGATTCTCGTCGGCGGATCGGGGCTGTACGTGCGCGCCGCGACTGATCGGATGGAGTTCCCCGGCACCGATCCGCAGGTGCGGGCACGCATCGAATCCGAAGTCGAGGCCGATCGTTGGGGCAGGCACAGGCATCTGCAGGAAATCGATCCGGCTGCCGCTGCGAAGATCACTCCCAATGACTCGCGGCGCATCGTGCGTGCCCTTGAAGTCATCGAACTCACCGGACGTCCCTTCAGCGCTCAGCTGCCCGACTATCAGGCCATCGAACCGACCATCCACCTGGGCCTGAGTGTCGAACGAAAGATCCTGCATGAGCGGATCGCGTCCCGGGTGGAGACGATGTGGGAACAAGGGTGGGTCGACGAAGTCCGCAACCTGCTCGAACACGGCCTGGCCGAAGGCAGAACCGCCTCACGAGCGATCGGATACGCTCAGATTCAGCAGCACCTGGCAGGCGCGCTCGACAGAGGCGAAGCTCAGGAGCAGACGATCATCAGAACTCGACAGTTTGCACGCAGGCAGGACACCTGGTTCCGCAGAGACCCGCGCATCGTCTGGATCGACGCCACAGCGGGTGACCATGAGGCCAATGCGGCCAGCGCCCTCGACGCTGTGGCCGCCACGACGAGCTGA
- the hisB gene encoding imidazoleglycerol-phosphate dehydratase HisB: MRQAQRSRTTSESSVNVSINLDGTGQSDISTSVPFFDHMLTALSKHSLIDMEIKADGDTHIDVHHTVEDTSIVLGQALLEALGDKSGIRRYGLAAVPLDEALARCVVDVAGRPYFVHEGEPEGQQYHLIGGHFTGSMTSHSLESIAFHAGLTVHLDLLRGRDPHHIAEAEFKAFARALREAVEPDERNNSVPSTKGVL; the protein is encoded by the coding sequence ATGAGGCAGGCACAACGCTCCCGTACGACCTCGGAATCCTCGGTCAACGTTTCCATCAACCTCGACGGAACCGGTCAGTCCGACATCTCGACGAGTGTTCCCTTCTTCGACCATATGCTCACGGCGCTGTCGAAGCACTCACTCATCGACATGGAGATCAAGGCCGACGGTGATACACACATCGACGTCCATCACACGGTTGAGGACACCTCCATCGTCCTGGGCCAGGCGTTGCTCGAAGCACTGGGCGACAAGTCCGGCATCCGCCGCTACGGTCTGGCTGCGGTGCCGCTGGATGAGGCCCTGGCCCGGTGCGTCGTCGATGTGGCCGGCCGCCCCTACTTCGTGCACGAAGGTGAGCCCGAAGGCCAGCAGTACCACCTCATCGGCGGTCACTTCACCGGGTCGATGACCTCGCACTCGCTTGAGTCGATTGCCTTCCATGCCGGCCTCACCGTGCACCTCGACCTGCTGCGCGGCCGGGACCCGCACCACATTGCCGAAGCAGAGTTCAAGGCCTTCGCCCGCGCTCTGCGTGAGGCAGTCGAACCCGATGAGCGCAACAACTCGGTACCCAGCACCAAGGGAGTCCTGTGA
- the hflX gene encoding GTPase HflX, giving the protein MTSTEKERRDAMLDRVLARGAQALDTNESPVDDASQFDLAERAALKRVAGLSTELEDITEVEYRQVRLEKVVLAGLWNTTQADAENSIRELAALAETAGSEVLDAIIQRRETPDPGTYLGKGKAAELAEIVASVGADTVIIDSELAPSQRRGLEDVIKVKVVDRVALILDIFAQHAKSREGKAQVELAQLEYLLPRLRGWGESLSRQAGGRVAGGAGIGSRGPGETKIELDRRRIRARMSKLRRQITAMAPSRDTKRKNRARNHIPSVAIVGYTNAGKSSLLNQLTDAEVMVQNALFATLDPTVRQSRTADGITFTYTDTVGFVRNLPHQLVEAFRSTLEEASDSDLLLHIVDASHPDPHGQIHAVREVLKDVETGDIPELLVFNKADIADDAVITGLHAEYPEARFVSAVTKEGVGELVETIESMLPSPNIEVTVLIPYERGDLVSKIYALGMVEHEEHGAGGTAMQAKVPAELAAELADFRRPDLVIGE; this is encoded by the coding sequence ATGACGTCCACTGAAAAAGAGCGTCGGGACGCGATGCTCGATCGCGTTCTCGCACGAGGTGCCCAGGCTCTGGACACCAACGAATCACCCGTCGACGACGCCTCGCAGTTCGATCTGGCTGAACGAGCGGCCCTCAAACGAGTCGCCGGCCTGTCCACCGAACTCGAAGACATCACCGAAGTCGAATACCGCCAGGTTCGCCTGGAGAAGGTCGTCCTCGCAGGACTGTGGAACACGACCCAGGCCGATGCTGAGAACTCGATCCGGGAGCTCGCTGCTCTGGCAGAGACCGCCGGCTCGGAGGTCCTCGACGCGATCATCCAACGACGTGAGACCCCGGACCCCGGCACGTACCTCGGCAAGGGCAAAGCCGCCGAACTGGCCGAGATCGTCGCCTCCGTGGGTGCTGACACCGTGATCATCGACTCCGAACTCGCACCCAGCCAACGTCGCGGACTCGAAGACGTCATCAAGGTCAAGGTCGTCGACCGAGTGGCGCTCATCCTCGACATCTTCGCTCAGCATGCGAAGTCCCGCGAAGGCAAGGCCCAGGTCGAACTGGCTCAACTCGAATACCTTCTGCCGCGTCTGCGCGGTTGGGGCGAGTCCCTGTCCCGCCAGGCCGGTGGCCGAGTCGCCGGCGGTGCCGGAATCGGTTCCCGCGGTCCAGGTGAGACGAAGATCGAACTCGATCGACGTCGGATCCGGGCCAGAATGTCGAAGCTGCGCCGTCAGATCACCGCGATGGCACCGTCGAGGGACACGAAGCGCAAGAACCGCGCCCGCAATCACATCCCGTCGGTGGCGATCGTCGGCTACACCAACGCCGGCAAGTCCTCACTGCTCAACCAGCTCACCGACGCCGAGGTGATGGTGCAGAATGCGCTGTTCGCGACCTTGGATCCGACTGTCAGACAGTCCCGGACCGCCGACGGCATCACCTTCACCTACACGGACACCGTCGGATTCGTCCGGAACCTTCCCCACCAATTGGTCGAAGCGTTCCGCTCGACATTGGAAGAAGCCTCGGACTCGGATCTGCTTCTGCACATCGTCGATGCCTCGCACCCGGATCCGCATGGTCAGATCCATGCCGTGCGCGAGGTGCTCAAAGACGTCGAGACAGGAGACATTCCCGAACTCCTCGTCTTCAACAAGGCCGACATCGCTGATGATGCAGTGATCACCGGACTTCACGCGGAGTACCCGGAGGCACGTTTCGTCTCTGCTGTGACCAAGGAAGGCGTCGGAGAGCTCGTCGAGACAATCGAGTCGATGCTGCCCTCCCCGAACATCGAGGTCACCGTGCTCATTCCCTATGAGCGAGGAGATCTTGTGTCGAAGATCTATGCCCTCGGCATGGTCGAACACGAAGAGCACGGTGCCGGCGGAACCGCGATGCAGGCGAAGGTTCCGGCAGAACTGGCCGCGGAACTCGCAGACTTCCGACGTCCGGACCTGGTCATCGGCGAGTGA
- a CDS encoding class I SAM-dependent methyltransferase, which translates to MSEHYFTESPSSEAKTRELTLDLAGREVTVETVSGTFSPTRLDLGTAVLLRHLPVPEPGDILDLGCGWGPIALDAALSAKDAEVDVRVWALDVNSRSLETTAKNAQRHGLKTIRPVTADEIPDDLQFSAIRSNPPIRVGKEALHELLSTWLPRLAPGGRADLVVSKNLGADSLQKWLIATLGTGFSVVRTGSSKGYRVLTIDRD; encoded by the coding sequence GTGTCAGAGCACTATTTCACCGAATCGCCCAGCAGCGAGGCCAAAACACGCGAGCTCACCCTCGATCTCGCTGGCCGTGAAGTCACGGTCGAGACCGTCTCGGGAACCTTCTCCCCCACACGTTTGGATCTGGGGACCGCGGTCCTGCTGCGACATCTGCCCGTGCCCGAGCCCGGCGACATCCTCGATCTGGGGTGTGGTTGGGGGCCGATCGCCTTGGACGCGGCCCTGAGCGCCAAGGACGCCGAGGTGGACGTTCGTGTGTGGGCACTCGACGTCAACTCCCGGTCCCTTGAAACGACTGCCAAGAATGCGCAGCGTCACGGACTCAAGACAATTCGTCCCGTCACCGCTGATGAGATTCCCGACGACCTGCAGTTCAGTGCGATCAGGTCCAACCCGCCGATCAGGGTCGGCAAGGAAGCTCTGCATGAGCTGCTGAGCACCTGGCTGCCCCGTCTGGCCCCGGGCGGACGCGCGGATCTGGTGGTCTCGAAGAACCTCGGCGCGGATTCGCTGCAGAAATGGCTCATCGCAACCCTCGGAACCGGCTTCAGCGTCGTACGCACCGGATCGTCGAAGGGCTATCGCGTCCTCACGATCGACCGCGACTGA
- the miaB gene encoding tRNA (N6-isopentenyl adenosine(37)-C2)-methylthiotransferase MiaB, with the protein MTELIDAPTSAESSPRSYEVKTYGCQMNVHDSERLSGLLDDAGYVPADADDQADVIVFNTCAVRENADNRLYGNLGQLAHVKERNPDFQIAVGGCMAQKDRDTIVKKAPWVDVVFGTHNMGSLPALLERARHNQEAQVEILESLDVFPSTLPSRRESQHSGWVSISVGCNNSCTFCIVPSLRGKEKDRRPGDILAEVEALVADGVVEVTLLGQNVNSYGSEFRDKGAFAKLLRAVGKVEGIERVRFTSPHPASFSDDVIDAMAETPTVMPQLHMPLQSGSDSILKSMRRSYRTSRFMRILDSVREKIPNAAITTDIIVGFPGETEEDFLGTMDIVRRARFSQAFTFQYSIRPGTPAATMENQVPKHIVQERFERLTALQDEISWEENTAQIGREVEVLVTTRPHDDSPRLTGRSADNRLVHVGIPDGEQMPRPGDFVTATVTDAKPFFLLADSGYALRPSRAGDAYDRAQADSCGTPTSGQTSGASTNLGMPTIRTRS; encoded by the coding sequence ATGACTGAACTGATTGATGCACCCACCTCCGCCGAGAGCTCACCGCGCAGCTACGAGGTGAAGACCTACGGCTGCCAGATGAACGTCCACGACTCCGAACGACTCTCCGGACTTCTCGACGACGCCGGGTATGTTCCCGCAGACGCCGATGACCAAGCCGATGTCATCGTGTTCAACACCTGTGCGGTGCGAGAGAACGCGGACAACCGTCTCTACGGAAACCTCGGTCAGCTGGCCCACGTCAAGGAACGCAATCCCGACTTCCAGATCGCCGTCGGCGGCTGCATGGCGCAGAAGGATCGCGACACGATCGTCAAGAAGGCTCCATGGGTCGACGTGGTCTTCGGCACCCACAACATGGGCTCACTGCCTGCACTGCTCGAACGAGCGCGACATAACCAGGAAGCCCAAGTCGAGATTCTTGAGAGCCTCGACGTCTTCCCTTCCACTCTGCCCAGTCGACGTGAGTCTCAGCATTCCGGATGGGTGTCCATCTCGGTCGGATGCAACAACTCCTGCACCTTCTGCATCGTTCCCAGCTTGCGCGGCAAAGAGAAAGACCGCAGGCCCGGCGACATCCTGGCCGAAGTCGAAGCACTCGTGGCAGACGGCGTCGTCGAAGTCACGCTCCTGGGCCAGAACGTGAACTCCTACGGTTCGGAATTCCGGGACAAGGGCGCCTTCGCGAAACTGCTGCGCGCAGTCGGAAAGGTCGAAGGCATCGAACGTGTGCGCTTCACCAGCCCACACCCGGCCTCGTTCTCCGATGACGTCATCGACGCCATGGCGGAAACACCCACCGTGATGCCGCAGCTGCACATGCCGCTGCAGTCCGGCTCGGACTCGATCCTCAAATCAATGCGCCGCTCCTACCGCACCAGCCGGTTCATGCGCATCCTCGACTCGGTGCGCGAGAAGATCCCGAACGCAGCGATCACCACCGACATCATCGTCGGATTCCCCGGCGAGACCGAGGAGGACTTCCTGGGAACCATGGACATCGTCCGACGTGCGCGTTTCTCGCAGGCCTTCACCTTCCAGTACTCCATCCGCCCCGGCACCCCCGCCGCAACGATGGAGAACCAGGTGCCCAAACACATCGTGCAGGAGCGCTTCGAACGCCTGACTGCTCTCCAGGACGAAATCTCCTGGGAAGAGAACACCGCACAGATCGGCCGCGAGGTCGAAGTCCTCGTCACGACCCGACCCCATGATGACTCCCCACGGCTCACCGGTCGTTCGGCGGACAATCGACTCGTTCACGTCGGCATCCCCGACGGAGAGCAGATGCCGCGTCCAGGCGACTTCGTCACCGCGACCGTGACCGACGCCAAACCGTTCTTCCTCTTAGCAGACTCCGGTTACGCACTGCGACCCTCACGAGCCGGAGACGCCTACGACCGCGCACAGGCGGACAGCTGCGGAACTCCCACATCGGGCCAGACGAGTGGGGCTTCCACAAACCTGGGCATGCCGACCATCCGCACTCGCAGCTGA
- a CDS encoding LysM peptidoglycan-binding domain-containing protein codes for MSALNQELRFTTRGRQAMRLLRTMVCALVIVGGAFFVATQSFSAAAGAETEDIGIDAEAVVVGEGESLWAVAVDLGIDRDTRDVVADIVDINHLSSPVVHPGQTLDVPKR; via the coding sequence ATGTCTGCACTGAACCAGGAACTGCGTTTCACCACTCGTGGACGCCAGGCCATGCGCCTGCTTCGGACCATGGTGTGCGCTCTCGTCATCGTCGGCGGAGCATTCTTCGTCGCCACACAGTCGTTCTCGGCAGCCGCCGGAGCAGAGACCGAGGACATCGGCATCGACGCCGAGGCAGTCGTCGTCGGTGAAGGGGAGTCACTGTGGGCAGTGGCCGTGGACCTCGGGATCGACCGCGACACCCGCGATGTCGTCGCTGACATCGTCGACATCAACCACCTGTCCTCGCCTGTGGTGCACCCGGGGCAGACCTTGGATGTGCCCAAACGCTAG
- the dapF gene encoding diaminopimelate epimerase: protein MSSSQSPFADIAGTTFIKGHGTQNDFVLLVDDDSALEMHPETIALLADRRSGLGSDGVIRIVRSASSGIPGAKEQAEAAAEWFMDYYNHDGSLSEMCGNGVRVFAHVLATTGRVAADSREILVGTRDGIKTVRTVLNPALGKQAGDATASAGQSLPGSAADSWYMIDMGEWSLDDSEDVIVSTSGIEVPRPGMRVETGNPHTVVALAESAELESAELRDAPVLDPVPPQGSNVEYIVMEPARSDVAGGEGALRMRVFERGVGETRSCGTGACAAAIAAHHWAGPTSPLQWRVDVPGGQLRIGITPNADGTRGSVTLSGPAVLVADGTIS, encoded by the coding sequence ATGAGCTCCTCCCAGTCACCATTCGCGGACATCGCAGGCACGACCTTCATCAAAGGCCACGGCACACAGAACGACTTCGTCCTCCTGGTCGACGATGACAGTGCACTGGAGATGCATCCCGAGACGATCGCGCTGCTGGCCGATCGACGGTCGGGACTGGGCAGCGACGGGGTCATCCGCATCGTGCGTTCAGCGAGCAGCGGGATCCCCGGTGCCAAGGAACAGGCCGAGGCAGCCGCCGAATGGTTCATGGACTACTACAACCACGACGGCAGCCTCTCTGAGATGTGCGGCAACGGAGTGCGAGTCTTCGCACACGTGCTCGCCACGACAGGACGTGTTGCGGCCGATTCGAGAGAGATCCTCGTCGGCACTCGTGATGGCATCAAGACCGTGCGCACGGTCCTCAACCCGGCACTGGGCAAGCAGGCCGGCGACGCCACAGCCTCGGCAGGGCAGTCGCTTCCCGGATCAGCAGCCGACTCCTGGTACATGATCGACATGGGCGAATGGTCACTCGACGACAGCGAAGACGTCATCGTTTCGACCTCGGGCATCGAAGTTCCCCGCCCAGGCATGCGCGTCGAAACAGGCAACCCGCACACCGTGGTCGCACTGGCGGAGTCCGCTGAACTCGAAAGTGCAGAACTGCGCGACGCACCCGTCCTCGACCCGGTTCCGCCGCAGGGATCGAACGTCGAATACATCGTCATGGAACCGGCCCGCAGCGATGTGGCCGGGGGAGAGGGCGCCCTGCGCATGAGGGTGTTCGAACGCGGTGTTGGTGAGACCCGCTCCTGCGGGACAGGTGCCTGTGCCGCAGCGATCGCCGCTCACCACTGGGCGGGACCGACCTCACCCCTGCAATGGCGCGTGGATGTCCCCGGTGGACAGCTGCGTATCGGCATCACACCCAACGCCGATGGGACACGCGGCAGCGTCACCCTGTCGGGACCGGCTGTGCTGGTCGCCGACGGAACGATCAGCTGA